Proteins found in one Quercus robur chromosome 2, dhQueRobu3.1, whole genome shotgun sequence genomic segment:
- the LOC126715248 gene encoding uncharacterized protein LOC126715248 → MASTKNDYVVYSPLPPNPTAQNVVFLPVYHPAPTRRRLLLRKFLIGATSLFLLSLSIYFLYPYDPTIQLARLRLNRIKVNSSLGLTLDLSFSLTVMVHNRDFFSLDYDSLDVSVGYRARELGFVSSQGGRVRSRASSYVNATLDLNGLEVIHDVFYLLEDLAKGVIPFDTDTQVNGVLGFFLFKIPLKARVSCEVYVNTNNQTIVHQDCYPE, encoded by the exons ATGGCTTCAACAAAGAACGACTACGTTGTCTACTCCCCTCTCCCTCCCAACCCCACCGCCCAAAACGTCGTCTTCCTCCCTGTATACCACCCCGCTCCAACACGACGCCGACTTCTCCTCCGCAAATTCCTCATCGGCGCCacctctctcttcctcctctccCTCTCCATCTATTTCCTCTACCCCTACGACCCCACCATCCAACTCGCCCGCCTCAGACTCAACCGCATCAAAGTCAACTCGTCCCTGGGACTCACTCTCGACCTCTCGTTCTCTCTCACCGTCATGGTCCACAACCGTGACTTCTTCTCGCTCGACTACGATTCCCTCGACGTGTCGGTGGGGTACAGAGCGAGAGAGCTAGGGTTTGTGAGCTCCCAAGGTGGCCGCGTCAGGTCCAGAGCTTCGTCCTACGTGAATGCCACGCTCGATCTCAACGGATTGGAGGTCATTCACGACGTCTTTTACTTGCTTGAAGATTTGGCCAAGGGAGTGATCCCTTTCGATACTGATACCCAAGTCAATGGCGTGTTAGGGTTCTTCTTGTTCAAAATTCCTCTCAAG GCAAGAGTATCCTGTGAGGTGTATGTAAATACGAACAACCAGACAATTGTCCACCAGGATTGCTACCCTGAG tGA